AAAATGTTTTATTCATggtatttaatatatatatatatatatatttgttaaatttaatagttataatgaaaaaacttgaaatttaaacatctTTATTGGAAATACCTAAATGTGCTAAATGAGTTCCAAGGTTCTTGGCCAtggtatttattattataagaaagaataagttaatttaataatttgcaaCAAGCtctgattcaaaaaaaaaaaaaaaaaaaactaaaattggacatataatttagtttttttatttttttattttttatataaactaaACTTTGGTTCGTattcaaaatacaattaaataaaaatcataaatttttaatactcttttttttaggCATAACATTTTAATAATCAATTCAGTCAAATtcatttataaatttagaataaactTTTTGGATGTATGCCAAAATGATGCAATACACTCCACAATatgatataataatatataataaaaaatatctgTTGTAAATGTCATTATCATGAATAGAACAGCACGTAAGTGGGTAAGAGTgagacacacacacaaacaaacagaAACAAACCGCCCAAATGTACCGTTTTTCCAATTACCAAGTAAAGTAAAAATATACTAATACTGAGATAGAGAGATGGATACGtcttctcttcaaaaaaaaaagagatagatacgtcttttatcaaaaaaagaaaaaaaaaagaaaaaagagatagataCGTCGGccataaataaacaaaagaaagagaaagtgagagagagttGCCAAGTGGGGACAACCCCAAATCACATCTCTATTTTCCTTCTTctaataaatctctctctctctctcttagattctctctttctttctttgtggcTTCGATTCGATCTGATCGAGCTCCGAAAAATCCTAACGATCTACTGCATgctctttcttcctccacaCACGGATCGCAAACCCTAGCTTTTTTCTAGTTTCTCCAAGCTTCTCTTCCATTCGATTTCCAGGTCTGACTCTTCAATTTCTTTCGCATATAATTTCTCATGTACTCGCTTTTCATTTCGATTTCAATTGCTTGCTTTAGTAGACGATGAttatagagagagaaacacaGAAAATGATCTAATTTTCGTGTTTATTGAACgtaatcttcaaaaaaaaaaaaaccctaatttaccTGAGTAGTagtagggttttattttttttgtttactttttaaatatatttaatttataggGTCAATAATAAAGAATTTTCATGAATTCAGCTGAAAAATCTGATTTTGGAGCTCCTTTTGTAcaatcaaaattatcaaatcgTGGTTTTGTACTGGGTTTCTTGTATGTGCAGCTTAATTTCAATTCTATTGTCATGGTcaatttgtgatttttgtgagtgggaaaattttataatatgtaAATGTAATTACTGTATGGATCCGGTTAACGAGTGCCGAAGAAATGCATTGGTTAAGGttaagtttttcattgaaatcgATAAGCTTTTTTAAGGAACTCGCCCGGGTTTTTGTTTATTAACTTTTGCACTTCAGCACCCATTAACGAAAGCCTTACTGTATTACTCTTTTGCGTTGCTGTCAAATTGAGATGCACTGTTGTGTAGTTTTCATAGTCATGTACTTGAGTCATTTTTGTAAATGTGgctaatacaaaaaattattgtttgggTGACTTATACTAAactgggttttgtttgtttattgtttcTTTGCTTGGTGGGATTTTAGGTGTTAACGATGTCGACTCCATCTAGGAAGAGGCTGATGAGAGATTTTAAGAGATTGCAACAAGACCCACCCGCAGGAATCAGCGGGGCACCCCAAGATAACAATATAATGCTTTGGAATGCTGTAATTTTTGGGTAAGCTGGGGATAATGTGCATAAAATCACTTCTTGTGCTCTTCTTAAGTTGTTTAactatttcttttcatttttcaagtATGTTTAAGTACGGTTGGATAAACCATTTCTGGTTTCTTGTCTGGTTTGGATTGCAGTCCTGATGATACACCATGGGATGGAGGTGAGTAAATCCTTGCACCGAAGGTTTTTGTTGAAAAGATTACAGTACATTTGTGAAATGGGTTACATCtgtgttattttatttgatacATTTCCTAAATGTTTCAACATCCTGGGGAAATCTACACTGTTGatgtataatttaaatgatTACTACTTTTCATTATATATGTGAAGTTATATAGTTGATTACTACTTTTCACTACAATCCATATTATTCAGCCAATGTTTTACACAGTCGAATAATTCATATTTGAGAGAATGCTAAATGCCCTTTAATATATATAGCCTTTGTCACTGAGCAGCATATGATATATGTTTGTGTTTCTGTAGTCTGCTTTTAAATtgatgatggttttttttttaataagtcatGCTAATATCATTGTTTATGGAATTTTATCTATAATTAATTGTATTGCATATATTTGGATTCTAATCTAATGGTTTTTGGAATAATTCTTTTTAAGTATATATGGTGTATGAACAGCAGTATGTGAGTGCTAGTTTTTCCAATTTGTGAGGTGCACAGTTGCATAATTATGTGGCAATATGGTCATATGACCAAGAAATAAAAGTATCACTTGACTGACATTCTTGTGTTGCTAGCGCCATATCCCTTTGTATTTGATGCTAAAAATAGAGTGCATAATTATGTGGCAATATGGTCATatgaccaaaaaatagaagtatCACTTGACCAACATTATTGTGTTGCTAGTGCCATATCCCTGTATATTGGATGCTAAAAATAGAGTGCAGATAAGTGCACATATAAAGTTGAATGGAATATTACTAAATTTATATTGCTTGTTAGTTAGATCATTGTAGATAATTTAATTGTAGGCCAGTTGCTTTCTGTTCTTGAATCATTTGTATTATCCATATGTTTAATATAGAACAAGAATGATCTGCTGGttggttttccctttttttgagGGGAGGTGGGGGAGGGGTATTTTTGTGAGTGTGTATCTGTTTGGTTTCCTCCTCCCTCTGTGAAAGTGGGAGCTATGCTGATTTCTGTTAAAAGTATCTTAAAGCCATCTAAATCTACATAAaagaatttttgtttgagttattCAGGCACGTTCAAGTTGACTCTGCAGTTCACAGAGGACTACCCAAACAAACCACCTACAGTGCGATTTGTTTCTCGAATGTTTCATCCAAATAGTAAGTTGGATGAGGAACTGTCTTACATATTATATCTTACCTAAGTTAGGGTTTCTGacttcaaatttttcttttgaaaatttggtcAGTCTATGCTGATGGAAGTATTTGTTTGGACATTTTACAAAATCAGTGGAGTCCTATATATGATGTGGCAGCTATACTCACATCTATCCAGGTATGTTATAATGTTTAATCTTGTGGTTGTAGTATTGCTTcccatttgatatttttttattaataagcaaagagtaatgctataggcACAACATTTTACAATAGTTGAGCTGCAGATTTTTATTGGTTCTCATTTGGGCTCACCATTGAGACCACTTTATCATCTACCATGCATGACTTTCCATCTTACTCTAAGCTTATTGATAAGCAAAGCAGATGCACTTCTTATATAAATCATGAAgtttggtttaattttaaaagatcCCTTCAGTAGTTAGCTTCTATGCCTTTGTTGAGTGAGCAAGACTTGTAGGTTTCTTTCTGTTTCAATGTATGTGGACATGGGCATGCTTACAAAACATGCATGGGTACATTGTAATTTgttgttgaagacttgaagtttAGAAGCATGTGCAAATCACCCCTCCTGGGACCCTTCTGTTTTAGGATCAGCACTGGGATTGTTCCTCTCCACACAATTGCTGCTGCCTTCCTCAATTGAccttttttcttataaaattccTCAATTGTCTTTATTGTTAAGTGAAAAGTATTCCATACCATGTGCTTTGTGCATTTTTTGCATGTTCATCTGTGCAATCAACATGTATTCTGACATTTCAACCTGATCCCCATTTCATTTAGCCTTCTTCCATGTGGAGCTCTATCAAAAAATGAAGTAAAGGGGCtttaatatagatttttttgcatttaaagGGTTTGTTGATCCTTCTTAAATACGGTGTTTTGTTGATATCTTGACAACTTTGGGCTTTTTTCCCATATTCTCTGTTTTTTTGGTTGACCAATGTCATGGTATAGCATTCATCAGGCCCATGTATAGAGTTTTAGATTCTTTTCTCACCTCACCCATTTTTCTTCAGGCAGATTTAAATCTGAGCTGTCATCAGTGTTTATATATAACTTCACAATTTCGTTAGTGTTTCTCTGACCATCTCCCCCTCCCCCACCATCTacccataaaaaagaaaagaaaaagaaacagtaCCTTCACAGAATGCTTGACTGTGTTAAGATTTAAATTAGGACTTCAGCTAAACTCTGGGCACTCTAGAGGTAAAAAATTGAAGTAATTCAtagtttaaaagtaaaatagttGTAGGACTGATACGTGAGTCATACAAATTAGCCTGCTAGCCATTGCCCTCTTATGTGTCATTACCTTTGGGAGTTGCTTCAAATTTGAAAGACATGTGTAGGAGGGGCAAGCATTCAGTTTCAGAATAGGAGTCATTTATTGGAAGGGACCTCTATGAAGGACATGTTCCTCCATTTGTGACCATATTTACATTTGCGACCCCATTGTTAGAAATATAGCATTGCTGGGACCATGTAATAAATGCAAGCAGCAGTGATGGATATGACATTGAATTTTGACCCCCACTCACCACAATATATGCCTGCTGTCATGCAATGCATACATTTCAAAGTCTTCTTTATTGGGGTGGGGAAGGGGCGGTGGTTGAGGAAcaatgtcatttaaaatttaaaatgagcAGGGAATTCCAgttgaaatattaaaatggtAATTAGAAATCATCTGATGAAGCTGCTAACACAAACATTTTATAGAGAACTATTGATAGAACTTTAAAGGCTTTCATAATCTCATTGCAGTCGCTGCTGTGTGACCCCAACCCCAACTCTCCTGCAAATTCAGAAGCTGCTCGGATGTTTAGCGAGAACAAACGTGAGTACAACCGAAGAGTGAGGGA
The Quercus lobata isolate SW786 chromosome 10, ValleyOak3.0 Primary Assembly, whole genome shotgun sequence DNA segment above includes these coding regions:
- the LOC115963678 gene encoding ubiquitin-conjugating enzyme E2 2-like, with product MSTPSRKRLMRDFKRLQQDPPAGISGAPQDNNIMLWNAVIFGPDDTPWDGGTFKLTLQFTEDYPNKPPTVRFVSRMFHPNIYADGSICLDILQNQWSPIYDVAAILTSIQSLLCDPNPNSPANSEAARMFSENKREYNRRVREIVEQSWTAD